The nucleotide sequence caatggaaccaatgacctagagaggtattgggctctccgacactggaggcattcaagaggcagctggacagccatctgtcaggaatgctttgatttggattcctgcattgagcagggggttggacttgatggccttgtaggccccttccaactccacgattctatggttctgtgattctaactcagtattgcttacattgactggctgcagctctccaaggtttcagacccagtcctatctggagataccaggaattgtaactaggatcttctgcatgcaaggcagatgctcaaccactgagctacagctcttcctctTAAAACATGGATGTACCCATACACAGGCATGCATGCCAGTTATTCCTACATTGTCACACAACTATGCGCCCCTTCTATTCACCATAAATGCATTCTCTTTTTGTATTGCTTATTGAGCATTTTTCTGCACAGTGGTTGTCTTGTGATGTGTTGTTACTTATAGAGCATCTATTCTGCTTTTTTTCTGGGAAGGTTCTGCGCTggatgtgggaaacctttggccctccacatgttgctcaATGATAACTCCTGTCATTCTTGGCCATTGgtcgtgcttgctggggctgatgagagttgtagtttggcaacatctggagggccaaaggttcctcatatcTGCTGTATGCCATTGtctcaagcaattgttatcccacaattTCTAATCCGTCTTCCTGTTGCTTCCCTGTCCAATCTTGAGGGGGAAAGGGTTTGTTGTACAGGAGTAAGGAATCAACTTTCGTTGTGAAGCCTAGATTTGCCAGTTATCCAAGGTTAATTTTAAAGGGCCAGCACCCTCATGCATAACAAAGTGGTCCCTCTCTACTCCTTGCTTGCTTCCTCTTCAGATAGGGTGAGCAACACAGACTGCTCACCAacagagtggtggtggtgatggatgaGGTCTCTGTAAAATGGCTATTCTCCATCCTGGTTTTAAGGGATTCCTTTTAACAGCTAGCCATCATTCCTTGTTCCTGCATCTCTGTTCTGGGGGGAAGTAGTGTAGAAGTTGTGCCTGCCATGCAGTTGCTAATGGTGCagagtgcagaaaagggcaatcaaattGATCAAGAGGCTGAAGGAACTCTCCCATGAGGCAAGGTTacaactggatttttttaaatttagaaaCAAGGTGAGTAAGCAGAGGAACATGACAGgtatataaaactatgcatggtatggagaaacagaatgttcttctccctctttcatcatgatagaacttggggtcatccagtgaagctgaattttgggagattcaagacagaccAGAGAAAGTCCTTCTTTGCACAGCACTTGTGGAATTTGTTACCACAAGaagtagcaatggccaccaactaggTTGGCTTTAcaaggggattagataaattcatggaggagaaggctgtcggtggctactagccactgtgGCTGTTTTCTGTCTCCATTGTTAGATGTAGTATGCCTCTCTgtatactagttgctggggaatcaccagtggggagagcgctgttgtgctcatgccaggcagcctgcaaacaggacatctggttggtcactgtgagaactgtCTGATCCAGGAaggattttcttatgttcttaagagcccAGATGGGAAGGGGGGAGTGGTAGCCCTAGAGAAGTTGCTGTGGGCTTCTTTTTTGGGAAGGCCTAGAATCTGGAGTAAGAATCTGTGATCTACAGAAAACAAAATCTGCAAAATAGAGACTGCCCCCTTGTGGTACCCTGTGCTCTCCTCTCTTGCAAATGTGCGAAGTCCCTAGCTGTGTACACACTCCCGCTTACTTAGGTTTGTGAGTTTGAGTCTTAAGTTACTGTGTTTTTCAATGTTCAGCCTGTTTCTCTGTTTGTACATGTCCATGCCCTTTATTTCTGCAGCTCATAATTATTTTTTCACATGATACGTTGTAAACTTCTTTTTCACCTCTAGACCCTTTTTGACCCCACATGGTAAATACTGACACTTTTGGAAATCCTGATCTAGATGAAAGGGGGAAGAGTATGTGGTTTTTGCACTTTTGGGGACTGGGGGTGAAGAGACCTTGGATTATGCAACCCAAATGATTCTATTAGTTTTTTAAAGAGATCCTCTTGCCTTCTGCTCCTAACAAACTACACAATACTTCTAATGtacagggagggtttttttgcgTCTAGGCTGCGTGTAGCTCACTGGGAGTGGTTCTTTCTCCAAAAGTGTAGTTGCAGAGGAACAGTCACTCTGCACCCGGAAGTACTCTGCTTAAGGTTCCATAGGAactaggaagcagccttatgcgAAGTCCTCTGAGTattgtctaaactgactggcaacagctctgtaGGGTTTCAGATGTGACATTCCAACCCTAtcaggagatgtcagggactgaagctgcaaagcagatactctaccactgagttactgtCCTTCTGCTTTCATGACCCTTGAAGACAGACATTGACCATTTTTCAACTCCTGTGCCTCTACCAGCTACTTAAAGGTTAGAAACCCAGCAGATGAAGCTTCCCTTATTTGACTGGTGTTAGCAAAGGCTTTGTCTTCTGGATTTCTGTTTCTTGGCTCTTGAATTGCAGATGGATTCTCTCTTTTTGCTTTTCAGTGAACAATGGAGCCTCCtagcaatgaagcaagagaacAACGTACCTATGATACCAAGAATGAACCTGGCATTCTTGGCATAGTGCAGCCAGTCCAGAAGAGCtaccaatgcttggaatgtgggaaaagcttccGGCGGGGTCCAAGCCTGTTGACtcaccagagaatccacacaggcgAGAGGCCTTACCAGTGCCCAAAGTGTAAGAAGTGTTTTACTCAGCAGTCAAGCCTTACTATTCATctgagaatccacacaggggagaccCCATACCATTGCCCTCAGTGTGGGAGATGTTTCCGCCAGAGTTCAAACCTCCTTAAACATAAGCAGCTACATGCGGGGGTAAGGCCCCATCTCTGCTCAGAATGCGGCAAATGTTTTGCTCAGCGCTCAAATCTTGTCATTCAccagagaattcacacaggggaaatGCCTTATCTGTGTTCTGAGTGTGGGAAAACGTTCAGGCAGCACCGGAGCCTGCTTGTCCACCAAAGGTTCCACAAAGGAAATATATCTTGTGGATACAATTGCCctgagtgtgggaaaagcttcatgcAGAGCTCGGACCTTGTGAAGCATCTgagagtccacacaggagagatGCCCTACAGCTGCCTGCATTGTGGAAAAAATTTCCGGTATGTGTCTAATCTTAATAGGCACAGAAGAACGCACACTGGAGAGAAGCCCCATGCGTGCCGACAGTGTGGTGAATGCTTTAGCCACCTGTCCAGCCGAAATACGCATGAGAGGATTCACACTGGTGAGAGGCCATATGGTTGTGCAGAGTGTGGAAAGATGTTCATTTCCAGCTCCAAGCTTGCTAGACATCTGAGAACCCATTCCAAGAAGACCTCTTATATCTGCAGTGAGTGTGGCAAAGGCTTCTTTCGCCATCTAAACCTTGTTAGACATCAGAGACTCCACAAAGCTCGGAGCTCCTGCTCCAAAAGGAAGGAGAAGTGAAAGAACAAGGAGATTTTGCCAGGCTGAGCTCTATGGCCCATCCTCTCTGTCAGGtaatttggtgtgtgtgtttatgccACAGGCTTAATTTGTGCAGCCCCCTGGGAACTGCACTTTTGATAGAGGGCTGAGGTTGCTAACAGAGTTCTTAGCATCCCCTGGATTTTTGGGAAGAAGCCACAACAGTTATAGTAGTGCAACACTGATGGTTTTAGTGTAGACATAACTAGATGGTACAAGTGCACGTTGTTAGCAAGACAGCCCTGTTGCAGCCCTGTCACTCCACATTGGATGTTTACattcttttctttaaaacaaacGAGCACAAATGTTGTGCAGAGAATATGGCTGATGTCTAGCTGCTTTTTAGTTTACTTGCCTGAAAGATTCATCACAAGTGGTGATTCTACAACTTCCCTATCTCATTATTATCAGACAGACTCTGAACCCATAGTCTTTATTGCAGGAGGTCACTGCCAAAGATGATGTGGGGAGGTTCACTAACTCGGATGGCTCTTAAAAGATGGAACAAATTCATGGTGGGTGGGGTCATTGACTGCTATTTATCTTGACAGCTAAATGGCATGACTTCTAAATGAGACAGCCAATGCAGTGCCATTtagagatgatgttggactacatcatatctgaccattggcaatactggttggggctgatgggaattgtactccacatctggacaccatgttggctccaCCTGCCCCAGTTTGTCCTTGGCATCTGAACCAGACGGGCTTTGTATACAGGGGTCCCACCATCTTCATGCCTTgtgagctttccagaggcatctggctgctgTTCAGAAATGGAACACTTGGCTAGACAGTTCCAGCAATGCATGTTGTACTTTCTTGCTCTTCGTCTTTCAACAGAGTCTCCAAAGAATCATCCTTGAAAGTCTTAATGGATCCCCTCCTTGAAGCTGCTCTGCAGGTCTTCAGAGTCCCACTCTTAGTTTTGTCTGTCTTTCAGACCTTGCTTATTTGCAAAGTGAACTTCCGCCTTTTCCAGGTAGGAACCTAATGAGGAGAGAACATTTTTGGAGCTACTGAGGACTAAATATTTACTGAAactatttttctgcccagaacctATTTTTCAGGTTAATTCTTGGCATGTACCATTGCTGAGGGTGATTAAATCCAAAAGAGCTTCAATGAGCTGGCCAAGAAGAAGAAATTAAAGCTTCTCAGCAGGGCTGAGAAGCAGCATCGGCTGAAACTCCTCTCCTCTGTCTGACAGTTAAAGTACAGAAGCTCATGCCTCCTTTAACTCTGGTTGATCTATCATTGTTTGAAATGACTTGACCAACTTGTGGGTTGTGGTTGGATGAAAGGAACTATGGCAGGGCTACAAAAACTTGGCCTCGGCACTTTGGAAGTAAGTTGAATGGATTTCAATGGAATTAACTTCTGGGTAATGTGTTTAAGACTTGGAATACATATTTTCTACAACCTCTACAAGGAAGAATAACAAATCCTTTGCAGCAATCCTAGAGGTGGGGCAAGaggagtggggtttgactagAGTCATGTGCCCTTCTTTTAAACACACTCAGTGCGGTCAAGGCTCCCTCATGTGTACATGGGTGTTTAGAAATGCAGCTGTTCCATTCACACAACTGGAAATGCCACTGTGATCTCGCGTGTAACCACCACAAACACAATTGCCAAAAAGGAGGCTGAAAGACGATTGTGTGCaaaagaggattaaaaaaaaactactcCCAAGCAGGCTTGGAACGGAAAAGGAAACTTGTTATGTGGACTGTGATTTTCAGTGAAAGGTGATTGGAGGAAGTTCTGGAGCTCCTAAGCGCTCCTCTACAAGCTGGAGAAATGGTGTACTCTAAAAATGAGGAAAAGGGCATATTTTTCTCTTGTGTAcgtgttttttgttttgccctGATGGAACCATTAACAGCAATCTGCTTTTTCTTTACTGTCCAAAGTCTAGTGGACACTTAGGGTTTGTTGGGTTTGTTAATGTTTTGATATGGTCTTCAGGCCAAATCAGATATAAAAAACATGTTGGTTTTTATATTAATAGCAGCA is from Rhineura floridana isolate rRhiFlo1 chromosome 3, rRhiFlo1.hap2, whole genome shotgun sequence and encodes:
- the LOC133380872 gene encoding zinc finger protein 239-like, translated to MEPPSNEAREQRTYDTKNEPGILGIVQPVQKSYQCLECGKSFRRGPSLLTHQRIHTGERPYQCPKCKKCFTQQSSLTIHLRIHTGETPYHCPQCGRCFRQSSNLLKHKQLHAGVRPHLCSECGKCFAQRSNLVIHQRIHTGEMPYLCSECGKTFRQHRSLLVHQRFHKGNISCGYNCPECGKSFMQSSDLVKHLRVHTGEMPYSCLHCGKNFRYVSNLNRHRRTHTGEKPHACRQCGECFSHLSSRNTHERIHTGERPYGCAECGKMFISSSKLARHLRTHSKKTSYICSECGKGFFRHLNLVRHQRLHKARSSCSKRKEK